A region from the Rhinoderma darwinii isolate aRhiDar2 chromosome 2, aRhiDar2.hap1, whole genome shotgun sequence genome encodes:
- the LOC142740858 gene encoding protein-lysine methyltransferase METTL21E-like, whose product MADEQGGHANDEIIVPEILERRYVPACLKSVAWEGFNFAGHDIKIVESTDLYGATVWPSAIVLCYFLEKHGNQLCIEDKSIIEIGSGTGLVAIVACLLGAQVVATDLEQLIGNLHYNLVRNTKMKSKHVPQVKKLIWGSNLEENFPKSSLHFDYILAADVVYNHPFLEELLETFDHLCNENTTILWVMKFRKENTLLENAFIHKFQKHFDMEVIYNLPSLSIKLCKARRRNCLK is encoded by the exons gAGGTCATGCGAATGATGAGATTATAGTCCCAGAAATTCTGGAACGTCGATATGTACCGGCTTGTCTGAAAAGCGTTGCCTGGGAAGGTTTCAACTTTGCTGGACATGATATAAAAATAGTGGAATCAACAGATCTATATGGTGCTACTGTTTGGCCTTCA gccATTGTGTTGTGTTATTTTTTGGAGAAACATGGAAACCAGTTATGTATAGAAGACAAAAGCATCATTGAGATAGGATCCGGCACAGGGCTAGTTGCAATCGTGGCTTGCCTTCTTG GGGCACAAGTTGTAGCGACAGATCTAGAGCAGCTGATTGGAAACCTGCACTATAATTTAGTTCGAAATACCAAAATGAAAAGTAAACACGTCCCACAAGTTAAAAAGTTAATCTGGGGATCTAATTTGGAGGAGAATTTTCCTAAATCCTCTTTACACTTTGACTATATTCTTGCAGCAGATGTTGTTTACAACCACCCATTCCTAGAAGAACTTCTGGAGACATTTGATCATTTGTGCAATGAAAACACCACTATCCTGTGGGTCATGAAATTTAGGAAAGAAAATACGCTTCTGGAAAATGCATTTATTCACAAATTCCAAAAACATTTTGACATGGAGGTTATCTACAATCTGCCAAGTCTGAGCATAAAACTCTGCAAAGCTAGAAGACGCAATTGCCTGAAATAA